Part of the Sphingomonas morindae genome, GCCTGCCCACCGCCGACTGGGTGCTGATCGACGCCGGCGACGTAATCGTCCACCTCTTCCGGCCCGAGGTCCGCTCCTTCTACAATCTGGAGCGGATGTGGGCCTTTGGTGACGAAGCCGAGGCCGCCGGCGCAACGCCGCCGACGCCGCCGGCGCCGCCGCCCAGCGCCTGACTTGCTGCTCCACATCGTCGCGCGCGGCCGGATCGGGCGCGGGCCGGAGGCGGAGCTTGTCGATCGCTATCTGAAGCGCATCGCCTGGCCGGTGAAGCTGAGCGAGCTGCCCGATCAGGGCGGCCGCCTGCCCGAGGCCGTGCCCGGACTGCGCCGCGTCCTGCTCGACGAGACGGGGGAGGATCTGCCCTCGCGCGTCTTCGCCGCCCGGCTCGGCCGCTGGCGCGACGATGGCGTGCGCGAGGCCCGCTTCCTGATCGGCGCGGCCGATGGCCATCCCGAGGCGCTGCGGGCCGAGGCGGACCTGGTGCTGGGCTTCGGCCGTGCCACCTGGCCGCATCTCCTCGCCCGCGCCATGCTGGCCGAGCAGCTGTGGCGCGCCACCAGCATCCTCGCCAATCATCCCTATCATCGCGAAGG contains:
- a CDS encoding 23S rRNA (pseudouridine(1915)-N(3))-methyltransferase RlmH, with amino-acid sequence MLLHIVARGRIGRGPEAELVDRYLKRIAWPVKLSELPDQGGRLPEAVPGLRRVLLDETGEDLPSRVFAARLGRWRDDGVREARFLIGAADGHPEALRAEADLVLGFGRATWPHLLARAMLAEQLWRATSILANHPYHREG